In Solenopsis invicta isolate M01_SB chromosome 6, UNIL_Sinv_3.0, whole genome shotgun sequence, the genomic window atgtatttaccgtttttaggataaaaataatatgaatttttatctatgtaacattcattatatcTCTCCATACAAGtgtgccgatatatttcttcattttcttgtatggtacaaacaattgtttcacacacaccacaagtatatgagggCATAACAGAATTTTCTACAAcataaaaaacacaattattaacaatataacaaataaagctatctaacataaataaataaaaaacaaaaagcaacctagcctaaaagtatgcttactatatgtatataatatatactaacttcgtttgtatttttaagtgatatcgattgatttaacctttcagtcataatttttttcttatatattcacttttggaaagtaattaatttggattgttatatttaaatttcagcgtcgttttgctaaaagttggactgtgtcaaactttgagcgtttatcctctgaatttgcaaattgatgaaaattgatggagaagggataaacgccagcgtttagtcgctaaaagttggactgtgtcgaactttgagcgtttattcgctGGATTCGTCAAATTGATAgagagggggtaaaacgccagcttttatttgCTGTGTGAACTTGAGCTTTTATActataaaagcaggtagaaacctttttcacgaccgcttgatagttgcgatgacagagcctctaaaggtgaattttggaacgcaaactaaacttccgcgcattatccatacataatcgctgtgcgtgaaaagattcacgtgaactctctatagGGCGGGATTCATAGATGTTTCTTGAGTTTCAAGATGAGCTTAAGCTAATGCTTAAGCTTGTGATCGATTCATAAACATTGCTGAAGAATGAATTCAAAGCTAGAACTTGAGACCATGCTTAATGAAGCAAATCCAGTTTCATAGTCGAATCTCAAGTACGACTTGAGATTATTAAATACACAATCATGGCTTGTGCCACATCTTGAGCAAGTCTTAGCCGAGTCCAGTAAATTGTGGACTTAAGATAGGTCTGAAATAAAAAAGTGGTGctgtatgttatataaattaataatatcatgtGTAAAACTCAATAtttgagataaatattttatatgcgatactattatttattatttatttacataattattatttaaggtTTTATAGGTTAGTTGCAAATACATACAATAATTTCgggttatttaatattttagataaactATGGAATTTAACATATTAGGTCAATTTGACATTAATTTGTTTGAAGCTTCATCTGATTCCTCCTCTGATGAAGAAGATGATATTCATATAATACGTGAAAAACGATATGTGCGAGATGCAATTGATCCGTTTACTGCTTATCGTGAACATGAATTTCACATAAGATATAGATTTTCAAAAGAGTGTGTTATGTATGGATTATTACCTCTGGTCAAAGATGGTTTAACAAAGCCTGATATGCGAGGTCTTCCTATTGAACCAGTTATTCAATTGCTTATTTGTTTAAGATTTTATGCTACCAGCAGTTTTCAAGTAAGTTCTCTATATTACatgtttttaatcttaaaaagaaatataaataattatattatactttgttttatgaCTTATAGAAAGTGAATGGCGATCTCATGGAATTACCGCAACCAACAATTAGCAGAATTATATTTCGAGTAACTGCTATATTAGCATCTTATCTAAATACTTAtgtcaaatttataacaaaccCAGCAGCTATACAAGAAAATCGAAGACTGTTTAAAGAATTAGGATATGGACATGGAGCTATTGGACTTCCTTGTATTGACGCAGCAATAGATTGCACTCATATAAGACTATTACATAATAACTTTGGAGGAGTAGGCGAGATCTATAGAAATAGGAAGGGATATTTTTCCTTAAATGTCCAggtaaattaatgaaaactgtGTTCATgtcatttaaattcatttttgtttctttattgtatatttttttgtataaggcTATTGTAGGACCACGAATGGAATTTTTGGACCTAGTTCCAGAATGGCCAGGAAGCCAACACGATAGTaggattttacaaaattctcgAGTTTTTATACGGTATCAACAACGTGAATTAACAGGAATGATGGTTGGAGATTCTGGGTATCCTTCTCTCACATTTCTTTTAACGCCATTTAGAAATCCACAAAACGAGGAAGAACAGAGgtcagaaaaatataatttaatatattttaaagtttttagttttttttaagtctttttaatgatattagTAATGAGAACCTATTAggaatcataaaataattttataaaaatttatctaaaaaattatctttatttattaaagtttttattatagatataatgAAATTCAATCAAGAACACGAATGGTCGTTGAAAGAACATTTGGAGTATGGAAGAGACGGTTTCCTTGTTTATCAAGAGGATTATCTTTAAAACTTGTAACCTGTACTGGAGTCGTATCAGCTTGTgcagttttacataatttatcattatattataaagatgTTCTTCCAGAGGAACCAGAGCCTAAtgcaataattgaaaataatgagGAACTCTATTACAATGAACCTCATTGGCAGCCTGGAGATGGTTATATTATTAGGCAAAACGTAGTTCGAGAATTATTTCACTGATTctattataatgatttaaagttttaaaataataaatatatgtaaacaagCAATTGAATATAAGTGGTTTATCAGAAAGACTTTGCATATCAAGCTTTATTAAACCGACTATAACCAAAGGTAGTAATCCATACACATAACACAATCTTTTGAAAATCTATATCTTGTATGAAATTCATGTTTGTGATAAACTGTAAGCGAATCAATCGCATCTCGCATATCGTTTTTACTTTTGCATATTCATAcacttttatattgtaatctaattatattagttcatattaaatgtttttattacaaaactttAAAACGCATTGATTTGATAACGTTAATCATGACTATTAGagcattattcaaaatttaaaaattgttatcaatgatttctaaataaatcctAATAgcaaatacatattaaaaaaaattgatttagaaatgtaaaagtaaatcattaatttcattatttcattacacttttatttttatattaggcACTTGttaacaatatacatataatatacgaTGCTTATAacatatgaaagaaaataattattccttTGACTGTACATTTATTAGTATTATCAGTCTTAAACTTTATCACAAAATACAAAtagaaacttttataataacataaaataaacgaataaatgaaacaaaaaataatacttttttatcttatatgtaTAGTTAACACATAAGTTAATAATCACGTTTCaacttgttatataaaaatatttaacttattaacatatatcttaaatatttaactgcatatatcttattattacttaatataACTTGTATAAAACTTATTGTGGCCCAGAGATATAATAATGGTCTCccctaaaattaaaaaaatgtttgaaaatataatgcaaaataaaatatactttgattaattaataaaacacaagCAATTGCTTACATTTCTTTTTGAGCACGGAATTTTGCTAATTTGACTCTTTCTTCTActtcctttttttctaagatTAACCTTTCCACagtaattttattgataaactcttctctttctttcttgagTTTACATATCTCTATTtcgtgattaatttttatatctgctaattccatttctttttcACAGACTAATGTCATTCTTTCCGTTTTTTGCTTCTTTAAATTGAGACATGATTTATTGACATTTGCACGTTTGTTTttcttaatatcttttaataaatctgtattttcattttcaatataTGTATCTAAAACATGATTTTCATAATATGTACATCTGTTCCAATAACAACAAACagctttttattttgaataatatttggTATTTTCTCACCACAGTCATTACTAAAAGTTTCTTCTATTGGTACAGCATCGTCCATCTCAAAATCAATTATCATAGTGTCATTTACATTCTcacttactaaaaaaaaaataaaaaatatattaacaataattatttcattaatacaattactaaaataactgtattagtttaaatttatttaacctaCTATTATCAGATATTGATTGATTAGATGATGTATTGGATGATAagccttttttttgtttttcccaATGTTCTCTATTAGAAATGTGATCAATTCTTGTCAAAGAATTTTGCTTAATGGCTTTTAAAACTTCTCTTTGTCGatctaaaatattcaaatttattattaattttattaaatatcattcctttaattaaaaaagttacacacacacacacac contains:
- the LOC105194438 gene encoding putative nuclease HARBI1; its protein translation is MEFNILGQFDINLFEASSDSSSDEEDDIHIIREKRYVRDAIDPFTAYREHEFHIRYRFSKECVMYGLLPLVKDGLTKPDMRGLPIEPVIQLLICLRFYATSSFQKVNGDLMELPQPTISRIIFRVTAILASYLNTYVKFITNPAAIQENRRLFKELGYGHGAIGLPCIDAAIDCTHIRLLHNNFGGVGEIYRNRKGYFSLNVQAIVGPRMEFLDLVPEWPGSQHDSRILQNSRVFIRYQQRELTGMMVGDSGYPSLTFLLTPFRNPQNEEEQRYNEIQSRTRMVVERTFGVWKRRFPCLSRGLSLKLVTCTGVVSACAVLHNLSLYYKDVLPEEPEPNAIIENNEELYYNEPHWQPGDGYIIRQNVVRELFH
- the LOC105194439 gene encoding uncharacterized protein LOC105194439 translates to MYSICIRKGDPCTHTYIISVHFSDFNKKNIMSSKRAIYSDLEKQIFLEILKKYKHVIEAKGTNSSTLKEKSEAWLLIMTEYNDSSLISTKRDVQQLRKYWSNLKQQSKNILTTERQSRFLTGGGSQQNIDEVDPNVLDIVPDLMTTAPTISSSNFSTKESTDRQREVLKAIKQNSLTRIDHISNREHWEKQKKGLSSNTSSNQSISDNISENVNDTMIIDFEMDDAVPIEETFSNDCDTYIENENTDLLKDIKKNKRANVNKSCLNLKKQKTERMTLVCEKEMELADIKINHEIEICKLKKEREEFINKITVERLILEKKEVEERVKLAKFRAQKEMGDHYYISGPQ